Proteins encoded in a region of the Rothia mucilaginosa genome:
- the dxs gene encoding 1-deoxy-D-xylulose-5-phosphate synthase produces the protein MSAENALPQEETPNSAAGGAPTADYSIGDGATAKLLPGIQSPADLQNLSYEQLEELSKEIRQFIVTNVSATGGHLGPNLGVVELTLGIHRVFESPKDNILFDTGHQSYVHKLVTGRHAFKTLRQKGGLSGYPDRGESEHDIIASSHASSSISWADGISRAHKLNGEDDRYTVVLIGDGALTGGMAWEAVNNIAADRTRKVVIVVNDNGRSYAPTIGGFANQLSELKHGVQQQVDRVRLDHRYDNALDAVRIGLQRGGPVGQMVYRGLHGMKAGIKDVVVPKGIFEDLGMKYVGPIDGHDQQAVENALTAAKNYAGPVIVHAITEKGHGYAPARANEDDQFHAVGQIDPLTGEDVSTSTSESWTGVFGREIADIADEQENVVGITGAMLIPVGLREFQKRHPERVIDVGIAEQHAVAMSAGLAYGGMHPVVALYATFLNRGFDQLLMDVALHKAGVTVVLDRSGITGPDGASHHGMWDLAMLQFIPGLHLAAPRDGATLREELREAVAINDAPTVIRYPKGSVGEDIPALERRSDGVDVLARTGEPHPETGQRDVLFVAVGAMARVALEASKVLAAEGIQSTVVDPRWVMPVPSSVIELARDHRIVVTIEDGVRSGGVGSRIRQEMRAAGVDTALSELGLPAEFIPHASREQILEEVGLTAETIIADLRAQLAGDKVPFAREEGQKPRHTR, from the coding sequence ATGTCCGCTGAAAACGCATTGCCGCAGGAGGAGACCCCGAATAGCGCCGCCGGTGGCGCACCCACCGCTGACTACAGCATTGGCGATGGCGCCACTGCCAAGTTGCTCCCGGGTATTCAGTCCCCGGCGGACCTGCAGAACCTCAGCTACGAGCAGCTGGAGGAGCTCTCTAAGGAGATTCGCCAGTTCATCGTGACGAATGTGTCGGCGACCGGCGGTCACTTGGGCCCGAACCTGGGCGTTGTGGAGCTGACCCTCGGCATTCACCGTGTCTTCGAATCTCCCAAGGACAACATTCTTTTCGACACCGGCCACCAGTCCTATGTGCATAAGCTGGTGACTGGCCGTCACGCGTTTAAGACTCTGCGTCAGAAGGGCGGCCTGTCGGGTTACCCGGATCGCGGCGAGTCTGAGCACGACATTATTGCGTCTTCGCACGCCTCCAGCTCGATTTCGTGGGCTGACGGTATTTCTCGCGCGCACAAGCTCAACGGTGAAGACGACCGCTACACCGTGGTTCTCATTGGCGACGGCGCGCTGACCGGCGGCATGGCGTGGGAGGCAGTGAACAATATCGCTGCCGACCGCACCCGCAAGGTCGTGATTGTGGTCAACGATAACGGCCGCTCCTACGCGCCGACCATTGGCGGTTTCGCGAACCAGCTCTCTGAGCTCAAGCACGGTGTGCAGCAGCAGGTGGATCGTGTGCGGCTCGATCACCGCTACGACAACGCCCTGGATGCGGTGCGCATCGGTCTGCAGCGCGGCGGCCCCGTCGGTCAGATGGTGTACCGCGGCCTGCACGGCATGAAGGCGGGCATTAAGGACGTCGTCGTACCCAAGGGCATTTTTGAAGACCTGGGCATGAAATACGTGGGCCCCATTGACGGCCACGACCAGCAGGCTGTGGAGAACGCACTGACCGCGGCGAAGAACTACGCCGGCCCGGTGATTGTGCACGCCATTACCGAGAAGGGCCACGGCTACGCGCCTGCCCGCGCCAATGAGGACGACCAGTTCCACGCGGTGGGCCAGATTGACCCGCTGACCGGTGAGGACGTTTCGACCAGCACCTCCGAGTCGTGGACCGGCGTCTTTGGTCGCGAAATCGCGGATATTGCGGATGAGCAGGAGAACGTCGTCGGCATTACCGGCGCGATGCTCATTCCCGTGGGTCTGCGCGAATTCCAGAAGCGCCACCCCGAGCGCGTTATTGACGTAGGTATTGCTGAGCAGCACGCCGTGGCGATGAGCGCCGGCCTGGCGTACGGCGGCATGCACCCGGTGGTTGCCCTCTACGCTACCTTCCTGAACCGCGGCTTTGACCAGCTGCTCATGGACGTTGCCCTGCACAAGGCGGGCGTGACCGTGGTGCTGGACCGCTCCGGCATTACCGGCCCGGACGGTGCAAGCCACCACGGTATGTGGGATTTGGCGATGCTGCAGTTCATTCCGGGTCTGCACCTGGCGGCTCCGCGTGATGGCGCGACCCTGCGCGAAGAGCTGCGTGAGGCTGTAGCTATTAACGATGCACCGACCGTGATTCGTTACCCGAAGGGCTCCGTGGGTGAGGACATTCCCGCCCTGGAGCGTCGCAGCGACGGTGTGGACGTGCTGGCACGCACCGGTGAACCCCACCCGGAGACCGGTCAGCGTGACGTATTGTTCGTTGCCGTGGGCGCTATGGCTCGCGTGGCTCTGGAAGCCTCGAAGGTGCTTGCCGCCGAGGGTATCCAGTCCACCGTGGTTGACCCGCGCTGGGTGATGCCGGTGCCGTCTTCGGTTATTGAGCTGGCTCGTGATCACCGTATTGTGGTGACCATTGAGGACGGCGTGCGTTCCGGCGGCGTGGGATCGCGCATCCGCCAGGAAATGCGTGCGGCTGGCGTGGATACCGCGCTGAGCGAGCTGGGTCTTCCTGCCGAGTTCATTCCGCACGCTTCCCGCGAGCAGATTCTTGAGGAAGTCGGCCTGACCGCGGAGACCATTATCGCGGATCTGCGTGCGCA